A single region of the Ancylothrix sp. D3o genome encodes:
- a CDS encoding tetratricopeptide repeat protein: MLTFQKFSKNVMRSVLLIGFTILSLFYSFLDINYAYAQGINIKLLSDNSLFKAEFNIDSIVRIDKGIEANLYQHQTDPSENLPLEKKLFNHGIDQAKNGNHEKAIQFYTKALQVNPLFAKAYLNRGYARSKLDEIENTFEDYNKSIEISPDLAVAYIARGNLYFEQKENENALADFDTAININNNYEEAYFGKGSVYLKLEQYEDAIKNFSKAISLNPQYMDAYIMRGYAKSYLKDYRGVVEDSTKAINLDANHQEYIAYSNRGLALSYLEENQKALKDLNECLKINSDFFIGHYNRGEVLRRLGKYKEAVASYDKALQYNPDDYEILNSRGDALLDLEKYEEAIDSYDKALRYKRDDYATWANRGFALSQLEKYKEAIDSYDEALDYNPSSEIVWLNKGNAFLKLHQYKEAIDSCDHALRYQPKFYGAWGIRGIAFTQLGKYKQALDSYDKLLEYQPDDSAAWYYKACIYGLQGNLSQAVEHLKQAIKLDQKWKKEAKDDEDFDLIRNEPEFQELL, from the coding sequence ATGTTAACATTCCAGAAGTTTTCAAAAAATGTTATGCGTTCGGTTTTACTCATTGGATTTACAATCTTATCGTTATTCTACTCTTTTTTAGATATTAATTATGCTTATGCACAAGGGATTAACATAAAGTTATTATCCGATAATTCTTTATTTAAGGCTGAATTTAATATTGATTCAATTGTTCGTATCGACAAAGGAATTGAAGCTAATCTTTATCAACATCAAACTGATCCATCTGAGAACTTACCCTTGGAAAAGAAGCTATTTAATCATGGTATAGACCAAGCAAAAAATGGAAACCATGAAAAAGCCATACAGTTTTATACAAAAGCCCTTCAGGTTAATCCTCTTTTTGCTAAAGCTTATTTAAATCGAGGATATGCTCGTTCTAAGCTGGACGAAATAGAAAATACTTTTGAAGACTATAATAAATCTATAGAAATCAGCCCTGATTTAGCAGTTGCTTACATTGCCCGAGGCAATCTTTATTTTGAACAAAAGGAAAATGAAAATGCTTTGGCAGATTTTGATACAGCAATTAATATCAACAACAATTATGAGGAGGCTTACTTTGGAAAAGGTTCTGTTTATTTAAAACTAGAACAATATGAAGACGCTATTAAAAATTTTTCTAAAGCTATTAGTTTAAATCCTCAATATATGGATGCTTATATTATGAGAGGATATGCTAAATCCTACTTAAAAGATTATAGAGGAGTGGTTGAAGATTCTACAAAAGCCATTAATTTAGATGCTAATCATCAAGAATATATTGCCTATAGTAACAGAGGTTTGGCTTTATCCTATTTAGAAGAAAACCAGAAAGCACTAAAAGACTTAAACGAATGTCTAAAAATTAATTCAGACTTTTTCATTGGTCACTATAACCGAGGGGAAGTTTTAAGAAGGTTAGGTAAATACAAGGAAGCGGTTGCTTCTTATGATAAAGCTTTACAGTATAATCCTGATGATTATGAAATTTTGAATAGTAGAGGAGATGCTTTACTAGATTTAGAAAAATATGAAGAAGCTATTGACTCTTACGACAAAGCTTTACGCTACAAACGCGATGATTATGCCACATGGGCTAATAGAGGATTTGCACTTAGCCAGTTAGAGAAATACAAAGAAGCCATTGATTCTTATGACGAAGCTTTAGATTATAATCCGAGCAGTGAAATAGTTTGGTTAAACAAAGGTAATGCTTTTTTAAAATTACACCAGTACAAAGAAGCTATTGATTCTTGCGATCATGCTCTGCGTTATCAGCCAAAATTCTATGGAGCTTGGGGAATTAGAGGAATTGCTTTTACTCAATTGGGAAAATATAAACAAGCACTTGATTCTTATGACAAACTGTTAGAGTATCAACCCGATGATAGTGCAGCGTGGTACTATAAAGCCTGCATTTATGGATTGCAAGGAAACTTATCTCAGGCTGTAGAGCATTTGAAGCAAGCCATTAAATTGGATCAAAAATGGAAAAAGGAAGCCAAGGATGATGAAGATTTTGATTTAATTCGCAACGAACCAGAATTCCAAGAATTGCTCTAA
- a CDS encoding DNA-binding transcriptional regulator, with product MDYPKTMTSFTLQIPELIKTLRKRMNLSQEKLAARLGVSFQTINRWERGHATPSLMAIKLIELQLRQMGERVKMT from the coding sequence TTGGATTATCCTAAAACGATGACTTCTTTCACCTTGCAAATTCCTGAACTCATCAAGACCCTACGCAAGCGCATGAACCTCTCCCAGGAGAAGTTGGCCGCTCGTCTCGGTGTGTCCTTCCAGACCATCAACCGCTGGGAGCGTGGTCATGCCACCCCCTCACTGATGGCGATTAAGCTGATTGAGTTGCAGTTGCGGCAGATGGGGGAGCGGGTTAAGATGACATGA